The genomic window ATTGCGTTTACATCTGGCCAGTACTTCACCGATCGAACACCTTTAGCCTGATCTGCAACGGTATTACCTAAATCCATTGGCTTACCTGGTTTCAGAATCAAATCTGGTGTAATTTCTATTTGTGTAGTTGTTCCTGCCACAAAAACAGGTTTAGTTAAATCAGGCTTGCGATTAGCATCTGGCGCATATTGTTTACCAATTAACCAGAAACTGTTACGGATATCATTGTTCAGATTAAAACGGTTATAATATTCTGGCGTGGTACTCATTGCAATACTGAAACCTACATTAATACCATATGCTGCTGCTAGTGCAGGATAAAAGCCAAATCTTGTCATCTGGTTGCCTGGAATCTGCTGATCATAAGGGATCGCAAAAATGGTTTCATTAATCTGCGGACCGTTGTTTACATCGAAAATATCGCTATATTTTGCATCCAGACTATAATTGCTGTTTTTCAAAATGTTGTCGGCCATGGCAACGGCATCTGTATATCTTGGTTGGCCAGTATAAACTTCTGCGTTTAAATACATTTTCTCCAGCAAGGCATAAGCCATTGCCTGGGTTGGTCTGCCGTAAACCAAAATCCGGTTAGTGTTATCTTTTACCGGTAATTGAGCAACGACAGCTAGCAGCTCCTTTTCTATAAATTCGAATACTTTTTCGCGGGTTTGATTTCCAGGAAGCGTACTCACTGGAAAGGTATCTATAATGGGTACGTTTCCATACAAATCCATCATAAAGTAATAATACAAGGCCCTCATTGCTTTTATTTCAGCTATGCTTTTAGCTTTTGAAGCATCAGATGCAACTGATGCGGTTGTAAGATTAATTAAGCGGTTACAATTGTTAATGCCGCCGAAACCCCACTGCCAGATATCTCTAACATTTGGATGATCAATGGTCCAGGTATGGTAATGCAGCTGGCGGTACTGGCCGCCATCATCAAAATTTCCATCACGTGCAGGCAGGATAGCCGCATCGGTAGAAAGTTCCTGCATTCTCCAATAAGGCACGCCGTACTGTGATGATAAGTTAGAATACATGGTACCAAAAAGTGCCGTATAATCTGCAGTGGTATAGGGAAAATTGTCCTTAACGTATTGCGATTCTACATCGACATCTAGCTTGCTGCATGATTCGAAAACCATCAAACAGGCAAGAATATTAAACAGGATGATAAACTTTTTCATTTTCTTATTTTTTAGAATGATGCACTTACACCAAAACTATAGGTTCTTGTTTTTGGATAATAATTGTTATTGTCTATGCCCGGCGTTACACCACCCATATTAATCTCAGGATCAATACCGCTGTAATTTGTAATCACGAAAAGATTATTCGCAGTAGCATAAAGCCTGATCGCTTTAATTGATTGTGTTTTTGGTTTAATGGTGTAACCGATTGTAGCATTGTCTAAGCGTAGGTAAGAACCACTTTCCACAAAACGATCAGAGATCAGGTATGCATTCGTATCATTGAAAGATTCGCCTAAAGTAAATCTGGGAATATTTTGAAGCTTGGCATCAGCCGGATTGTTTAATGATGCCATTGTTGCATTCAAAATTTTATTACCCAATACCCCACGAACAAGGAAATTCAAATCCCAATTTTTATAGTTGAAGGTATTTGCCCAGCCGTAAATTAATTTTGGTTGCGCATCGCCTGCTATTTTAGCATCAGTGGTTAAGGGTTGTGTTGCTATGGTTTGTCCGGCTGCATTAATATACGTACTTACACCAGCAGCATTTTT from Flavobacterium sp. W4I14 includes these protein-coding regions:
- a CDS encoding hypothetical protein (product_source=Hypo-rule applied; ko=KO:K21572; pfam=PF07980,PF14322; superfamily=48452) gives rise to the protein MKKFIILFNILACLMVFESCSKLDVDVESQYVKDNFPYTTADYTALFGTMYSNLSSQYGVPYWRMQELSTDAAILPARDGNFDDGGQYRQLHYHTWTIDHPNVRDIWQWGFGGINNCNRLINLTTASVASDASKAKSIAEIKAMRALYYYFMMDLYGNVPIIDTFPVSTLPGNQTREKVFEFIEKELLAVVAQLPVKDNTNRILVYGRPTQAMAYALLEKMYLNAEVYTGQPRYTDAVAMADNILKNSNYSLDAKYSDIFDVNNGPQINETIFAIPYDQQIPGNQMTRFGFYPALAAAYGINVGFSIAMSTTPEYYNRFNLNNDIRNSFWLIGKQYAPDANRKPDLTKPVFVAGTTTQIEITPDLILKPGKPMDLGNTVADQAKGVRSVKYWPDVNAIQATRLNGNDMPLLRLADVMLMKAEAILRGATATTVSGELQTPLVLLNKIRSRAGAELASSATLTNLLDERAREFSWEAWRRNDLIRFGQFETEYPLPNDVLFMNKDITRRIYPIPANELKLNTNLKQNPGY